GTGTGTGTGTCGCTGCAGTGGGTCTGGATGCAGCAGGTAAAACGACTCTGCTGTACAGGCTGAAGCTGGCTGAAGTCGTCACCACCATCCCAACTATCGGTCAGTGATCTGTTATATCTGTTTTACATAATTCAcacatttactgaaaatatatgataatatatttattaaccttttaaaacctggaaactttgatttctgcaaaaaaaaaaaaagttaaggaaagttacaagaaaacctgaaaataaggggaaaaagttgaaaacaaaaacatagttaaagggctgataaaaatgttttaatttatttttttctatgtttcctgtaacataaatttaaatataaaattgtaatgacttattttaagattattttctaataatcctcccctcttttttaaaattaatttttaggcaattttcttgtcacgTTTTACATATCTTGCCCAGTTGGTCATTCCCTTTTTGTCCCATGTTATCGAGAGACATCACAccaatttttctcaggtttgaaagggtcaAATAGATTGTAAAAGGTATATAATTGCAGAAAACGAATTccggtttcaaggggttaactgctctgtgtgtgtgtgtgtgtgtgtgtgtgtgcaggttttaaTGTGGAGACGGTGGAGTATAATAACATCAGTTTCACAGTTTGGGATGTTGGTGGTCAGACAATCATCAGACCTCTGTGGAGACATTACTACACCAACACGCAGGTAATACTACTGACGTC
Above is a window of Plectropomus leopardus isolate mb unplaced genomic scaffold, YSFRI_Pleo_2.0 unplaced_scaffold20742, whole genome shotgun sequence DNA encoding:
- the LOC121965587 gene encoding ADP-ribosylation factor 1-like, with protein sequence VAAVGLDAAGKTTLLYRLKLAEVVTTIPTIGFNVETVEYNNISFTVWDVGGQTIIRPLWRHYYTNTQGLIFVVDSNDPERIKEAADELHRMV